One segment of Capricornis sumatraensis isolate serow.1 chromosome 23, serow.2, whole genome shotgun sequence DNA contains the following:
- the CYP26A1 gene encoding cytochrome P450 26A1, translated as MGLPALLASALCTFVLPLLLFLAAIKLWDLYCVSSRDRSCALPLPPGTMGFPFFGETLQMVLQRRKFLQMKRRKYGFIYKTHLFGRPTVRVMGADNVRRILLGEHRLVSVHWPASVRTILGSGCLSNLHDSSHKQRKKVIMQAFSREALQCYVPVITEEVGSYLEQWLSCGERGLLVYPQVKRLMFRIAMRILLGCESRVASGGEDEQQLVEAFEEMTRNLFSLPIDVPFSGLYRGLKARDLIHARIEENIRAKIRRLRAAEAGGGCKDALQLLIEHSWERGERLDMQALKQSSTELLFGGHETTASAATSLITYLGLYPHVLQKVREELKNKGLLCKGNQDNKLDVEILEQLKYIGCVIKETLRLNPPVPGGFRVALKTFELNGYQIPKGWNVIYSICDTHDVADIFTNKEEFNPDRFLLPHPEDASRFSFIPFGGGLRSCVGKEFAKILLKIFTVELARHCDWQLLNGPPTMKTSPTVYPVDDLPARFTRFQGEI; from the exons ATGGGGCTCCCGGCACTGCTGGCCAGTGCGCTCTGCACCTTcgtgctgccactgctgctgttcCTGGCCGCGATCAAGCTCTGGGACTTGTACTGCGTGAGCAGCCGGGACCGCAGCTGTGCCCTCCCGTTGCCTCCCGGAACGATGGGCTTCCCCTTCTTTGGggaaacactgcagatggtgctacAG CGGAGGAAGTTCCTGCAGATGAAGCGCAGGAAATACGGCTTCATCTACAAGACGCATCTGTTCGGACGGCCCACGGTGCGGGTGATGGGAGCGGACAACGTGCGGCGCATTTTGCTCGGAGAGCACCGGCTGGTGTCGGTCCACTGGCCCGCGTCAGTGCGCACTATCCTGGGTTCTGGGTGCCTCTCTAACCTGCACGATTCCTCGCACAAGCAGCGCAAGAAG GTGATCATGCAGGCCTTCAGCCGTGAGGCGCTTCAGTGCTACGTGCCAGTGATCACCGAAGAAGTGGGCAGCTACTTGGAGCAATGGCTGAGCTGTGGCGAGCGCGGCCTCCTGGTCTACCCCCAGGTGAAGCGCCTCATGTTCCGCATTGCCATGCGCATCCTGCTGGGCTGCGAGTCCCGGGTGGCGAGCGGCGGGGAAGACGAGCAGCAGCTGGTAGAGGCCTTCGAGGAAATGACCCGCAATCTCTTCTCGTTGCCCATAGACGTGCCCTTCAGCGGACTGTACCGG GGCCTGAAGGCGCGCGACCTCATCCACGCGCGCATCGAGGAGAACATTCGCGCCAAGATCCGCAGGCTGCGGGCGGCGGAGGCGGGCGGGGGCTGCAAAGATGCCCTTCAGTTGTTGATTGAGCACtcctgggagagaggagagaggctggACATGCAG GCATTAAAGCAATCTTCAACAGAGCTTCTCTTTGGAGGGCATGAAACCACGGCCAGCGCAGCTACATCTCTGATCACTTATTTGGGGCTCTACCCACATGTTCTCCAGAAAGTTCGAGAGGAGCTGAAGAATAAG GGTTTACTTTGCAAAGGCAATCAAGACAACAAGTTGGATGTGGAAATTTTGGAACAGCTTAAGTACATTGGGTGTGTTATTAAAGAGACCCTTCGACTGAACCCCCCAGTTCCAGGAGGGTTTCGGGTTGCCCTCAAGACTTTTGAATTAAAT GGATACCAGATTCCCAAAGGCTGGAATGTAATCTACAGTATCTGCGATACTCATGATGTGGCTGATATCTTCACCAACAAGGAGGAATTTAATCCTGACCGCTTTCTGCTGCCTCACCCAGAGGATGCATCCAGGTTCAGCTTCATTCCATTTGGAGGAGGCCTTAGGAGCTGTGTAGGGAAAGAGTTTGCAAAAATTCTTCTCAAAATATTTACAGTGGAGCTGGCCAGGCATTGTGACTGGCAGCTTCTAAATGGACCTCCTACAATGAAAACGAGTCCCACTGTGTATCCTGTGGACGATCTCCCGGCCAGGTTCACCCGTTTCCAGGGGGAAATCTGA